CACTGGTCATTTGAAAGTATTACACTAGATGTTGTATGTGTTTTGTATGCCTTTATATCTGTTTCTGCTTTGAAATTAATATGAATACATTTATCCATATGTGCTCAAGGACAGCCCACTGAAGGAAGATGGATATGTATGAGAACCTTGGCGTCGTAGGTGAGGGGAGCTATGGTACAGTGATGAAGTGTCGACACAAGGAGATTGGACACATTGTGGCCATCAAGAGGTTCAATGACAAGGAAGAGGACAAAACCATGAAAAAGGTTATCATGAGAGAAATCAAACTTCTGAGGGTGAGGAACTTATTGATCAGTTCCACATAAAGCAGCAGTGTTGCTGTGACTGTCTCAAATATCAAGTACAATTCACTCGTTGGCTACAGTCCAACTAATGTCACATCCCTGATAACAGCATACTACTACAACGTTAATTCTGTTCATATATGTCTTTACACAGAAATTTTGCCATGAAAACCTTGTGAACATGCTGGAGGTATTCCGGTTCAAGAAGCGCTTGTATGTTGTCTTTGAGTACATTGACCGCACAGTTCTGGAAGACCTGGAGAGATATCCTCGTGGTTTGGACAACAAGCGCCTCAGAAAGTACATGTTCCAAATTCTACGAGCCATGGATTATCTTCACACCAGCAATGCAAGTattcctctgtagctcagttggtagagcatagtccttgcaatgccaggatagtgggtttgattcctgggaccacccgTGCGTAAAATCTATGCATGCAtgactaagttgctttggataaaagtgtctgctaattGACATATATATTATTCTCATTTCATAGATTCTGCCTAGTGAGTGCACAGGAAGATATACAATACATGATGTGCCAAATGACAAGTTTAAAACTATGAGTTGAATTTGCTATTATGAAGGGCGTTGAACAATATTAAAGAAATAAACTTGTTGACAGTAAAACAGTAGTTCTTCACTGGCTTGAAACATGCATCTTTTCTCAACAGATCATTCACAGAGATGTCAAACCTGAGAATGTTCTTGTCTCTAACTCTGGGGTGGTGAAGCTCTGTGACTTTGGGTTTGCCAGAACCTTGGCACCGACTGGGGAGCCTCTCACAGACTATGTGGCCACGAGGTGGTACAGAGCCCCAGAACTTTTAGTGGCAGACAACACTTACAGCAAGTGGGTATCAAGTAGAACCACAGATCTCAGGGCAGTGTTCAATCTTGAATGTATTATGGAATAAGACCACAGTAATTATAATGTCAAATCTTCTAAGGGTTGCTCATCATTTTGGTACAGATATCATGTTTATACCACAGCATCGTTGAATACTCGTTTCTGAAGGACATTCTAGAATGATAgattctttgtattttctttacTAGACCTGTAGATGTGTGGGCCATTGGCTGCTTGATTATAGAGATGGCTACAAGCAATGCTTTTCTGACGGGGACCTCTGACCTGGACCAGGTGCACAAAATAGTCAGCAAAGTGGGTAAGTACAAACCAATGGGTATGTTAGCCTGAGTGACAGTCTGTTTCTGCTATCATTAACTCCTAGTCACTCATTGTCATTGGCTTAACAATgactaaaacagatctgggaccatgcTAAGGGTGTGGGCATCAATGGTGGAAATGTGGACTTGATAACATCTAAGGCCTCTAATATTGTAGATGTAATTAAAATAACTATTTGCACTTAATCAAACTGTTGTCCATTCTCCGAAGGGAGCACAGATAACCTAAAGCTTTTCCGACATCAGTAGGGCAACAGGCCTGCTAGGATTTCACCATTGTTGAAAAGTAGGTCACAAAGAGACAAAAAGGCAGTGTaatctgtatcccaaatggcagcctattccctttattgtgcactacttttgaccagggcttatagggctctgctcaaaagggtcctgtgtggctcagtcggtagagcatggcgcttgcaacgccaagcgtcgtgggttcgattcccgctggggccacccatatgtaaaagtagtggccccagccgacttgtaagtcgctttggacaaaagcgtctgctaaatgggatatattataaaAGTAGTGCTCCTGAATGGCGCAtcagtctaaggcactacatctcagtgctagaggtatcactacagaccctggttcgattccaggctgaatcccaactggccgtgattgggagtcccatagggcagcgcccAATTTGCCCAGTGTCGttaggtttggccagggtaggctgcCATTGTATTAAATAAATCTAAATCAAATAGATAATAGGGCTATTTGGAACATCATCATTTTTTCCTGGTTAAGAGCCCCCCAATGAATTTGGCCCTATCCTAACGCTTAACAGATTTACATTGTATGTCGATTTGTGGCTTAATACGGGGGCAGAGAGGGACAATTGGCTTCGCTCTATAAATAAACTTTATTCAATCCTTGGCCAGCAGTGACAAATAAACCAATGCTGAAAATGAACTGTGGCATTTTGGCTTTTATCCAGGCCTGTACAAGGAAAACCCCAATGATCCTTTTGGCATTTTGGCCCTGGACATAAGCGCAAGCTAAATAGAGGGGAGTGAGATAACACTGCTGTTTTTGGTTGTTCCTTGGGTGTTTTCATTAGGATAACTGACTTGCCGGGCATACACATGCCTattactgtgagagagagagagagagagagagagattaaagtgATCCCTTCTGTATTAGAGAGTCTTTTAGCAGGTTCAATCTGTGTTTCATTAATTCTCTTTGGTGGAATGGGATACTCAGGCTATTTGACTCTCTAATCCGCCCCAgtgtgtatctctctgtttcCGAAAAGAGAGGCTCTCTGGAGGGAGCTAATGTCAGAATGTCAGTGAAGATTGAAGCCACGGGTAGCGAGGGACGTGGAGAGGCCGACAtactgtctcctctcttccaccagCGGTCTGTGGACAGAACTCATCCTCCCAGCAGAATGAAAGAGCTATTTACAACACTCTCTGTGTCACAATAATGATTCATTACACTTCATGGTGATGTGATGGCTGCCACCCCACTGAGTGCAGGGGATGTAACCAGTGCCCTGTACTGTTTATCAATGCTAATCAGAAGTGAAGCTATGTGATTGTACAGCTAATTAGCTTGTTATAGTGTCGTTTTACTACTGAATGTGTGATGGTCATAATTGGGTTACATAGATAATTGAAGTACTGCGCAACGATTTGAGGAATCAGATAACCTCAGGATGGCTCCCCTTCTATGATCTGGTATGTAATGGTATATTGATACACAGGTGTTTTGTCTTGATAGGGCCGTTGACCCGTCATCAGCAAGACCTGTACTTCCAGAACCCCATCTTTGCTGTGGCCAGCCTTCCTGAGGTGCAGCTCCTCAGGGACCCCAGGAGGAAGTACCACAAACTCCACTTCTTAGTGGCTGAAATAGTGGATGTAAgtctacagagagatagtgaaGAATGTGTAGGGAGTGTGACAGGAGTTTGTCTTAAAGAATTCAAGGAGGATTTCCAGggcaggtcacatggtcaggaaaagGCTTGACCCTAAGAATGTGACATGGGTTGTTTACTTTTACAGTAAAGGTCTTCTTTGTTTTAGTCATGCCTACAGATTGATCCATCTCACAGGGCTGCGTGCTCCATGTTGCTCGTTCATCGGTACTTCACCAAAGACGGGTTCGTTGAAAGGTGAGTCGGGTCCGGTCAACCTTGCATGTCTAGTGTACTGGGAGAAGCAATTAGCTTGTAAGAGAGTGGAGTGAGATTCTTGACCTACATTCTGACCTGCTTACGTACAAAATGGGGATGTGATACTACattgtcatagtgtcatagtctGGCCACACACACATTGTTTTGCCTTGTGTTGCTAGCCTTGAACTTTCCTTGAAATGTTCTAATATTTATGAGATACTGTTTAGTAGTTGTAATAATGTCATGAACTGCAATTGACCTGAATAACTGCTACTTCCTGCTTCAGATTCATACCAGAGATACAGGCATTGATACTGAAAGATGCCAAGGTTAACAGCATGCACTGGATTCATAGTAGCTCATGGGAGCCACCAGAGGACCAAGGAACAGGAGTCTTGTCCTCATCCTCATGTAACAGAAAGCCAGTGAAGGTATAAACTACATGGACCCTTAGTCAGGGCGCAAAGCACTAAGATAGCACCTTATTCTACATTTTACAGGTCTGTTCGTTTAGCACATGCTCTTACCCATTTATATGTGCAGTAAGTGGGCAGAGCAACTAagtaaataaatcaaatcaaattgtatttgtcacacgccctgaatacagcaggtgtagatcttacagtgaaatgcttacttacaagcccttaaccaacaatgctttaagaaaaATACGTgtgaagtaaaaaatagataagtaacaaataaaaaataataaaacaaataattaaagagcagcagtaaaataagagtagcgaggctatatacatggggtaacggtacagagtcaatgtgtggatgCACAGCTTCGTCAAGgttattgaggtaatatgtacatgtaggtagagttaaagtaaCTACAAGTCAAAGCATATATACGGTGTTGTAGAAATATAGATTTACAAGATCCATACCAGTAAGCCATACTGCACATGGGACTGTTTTTGTTTTAGGACACTGAGAAGGACCGACGTGGGAAGGAGCCTGAGCAGAAGCATTCTAGGgcaggaaggaggtcagagatcagGATGACCTGCAGCCCTGTCTCATCTCAGACAAACAGACAGCCCtttacctccacctctacctccatcccaGACCCCCCTCAATCTCAGGACAAGGCTGTAGCCTTTACCATGCCCCGCATCAACGCCAGCAACAATCTTTTTGCTGCTGTCCCCGTTCCATGCTGTATGGAAGTCACCAAGTCCCGGTCAGTGGCTCTCAGATCAGAGAGATATATAGGACGCTTTATCTGGTATAGTGTTGTTCAGAATACCACCCAGTGATTTCAGAGTAGCTGTATCAGACTCACTAGATCCAGTACTTCCAAAGTGTATATTCTTAAAGGTATTTATCTATTCTGGACGTTCTGTCATTTCATCCTGGCAGTTCTTGAAAAGCATGCTTTGGTAGGGTATACCAAGTCAGAGATGCTCAtgcttgtgtctgtgtttgtagcACTGATAAGGTAAAGAGACGGCCGAGCCCTACTGACCTGGCCATGGGGAATAGTCAGCTGACTGATGCCCCGTCTCAGGTAAGTAACGAAAGGTGTGTGCAGTGCATGTAAAGGGGAACACAGACACATGAAAACAAGCAAGTGAATAAACAAAAAGATCAAATACCAAACCTTCTATTATATAACATGCTTGACATCTGGCCCAAGCCTACAGTATGTCTGTAACAGCAGGTGGGTGCGTGGGTGTCTGTACATGCAACAGTCATTGGGGCTGACAAGCTCTTTGTCATTGTTTCCACTCCCAAAGGAATGCTCTCTGACTTACCCCACAGTAATGTTGTAGTTTTCCTAACATCTCACCCGGTATGTTAAGAACAGAACATAGTGTCTTCTGTGTTTACACCCTTTCTGTCATCAAGTTAAACCTCATGGAAGACAATGTTAACCCACTTGGAATGCAGCCGTGATTACCATATAAAATAATTGGGCGCAATGAAAATGCAAGCTTTTACAATATAGTAGCAAACAACTGTCTAGTTCTTCTATTGTTCAAAATACCTTATGACCTCTACATGTATATTTTTCTTACATAAATATTATTGTTTTGCCCTGATGAGTGTTTATCATAGCTATCGTAGTACAGTTACAGACAAATAGCCTAATGTAAATTCCTGATTATATTTAACATAGATTTAACATAgatcacacacatatatatatatatacacaaacataaacacacatgtaaTATCTTCATGTTCTCATTAACAAGTCAAGTATACATTGATTAAATATCTTTATATAAGAATATACACTTTGGAAGTATAGAAAGATATTTAAtcaatgtacagtcgtggccaaaagttttgagaataacacacatataataaaataataataataataataacacattaattttcacaaagtctgctgcctcagtttgtatgatggcaatttgcatatactccagaatgttatgaagagtgattagatgaattgcaattaatggcacagtccctctttgccatgcaaatgaactgaatctcccaaaaacatttccactgcatttcagccctgccagaaaaggaccagctgacatcatgtcagtgattctttcgtgtgagtgttgacgaggacaggGCTGGAGATTACTCTGTCATGTTGACTGAGTTCGATTAACAGACTGGAagtttcaaaaggagggtggtgcttggaatcattgttcttcctctgtcaaccatggttacctgcaagaaaacacgtgccgtcatcattgctttgcacaaaaagggattcacaggcaaggatattgctgccagtaagattgcacctaaatcaaccatttatcggatcatcaagaacttcatggagattggttcaattgttgtgaagaaggcttcagggcgcccaagaaagtccagcaagcgccaggaccgtttcctaaagttgattcagctgggggatcggggcaccaccagtaaagagcttgctcaggaatgacagcaggcaggtgtgagtgcatctgcacgtatagtgaggcaaagacttttggaggatggcctggtgtcaagaagggcagcaaagcagccacttctctccaggaaaaacatcagggacagactgatattctgcaaaaggtacagggattggactgctgaggactggggtaatgtaattttctctgatgaatcccctttccgattgtttggggcatccggaaaaatgCTTGtcaggagaagacaaggtgagcgctacgaTCAGTGCTGTGTCATGcaaacagtaaagcatcctgagaccattcatgtgtggggttgcttctcagccaagggagtgggctcactcacaattttgcctaagaacgcagccatgaataaagaatggtaccaacacatcctctgagagcaacttctcccaaccatccagaaacagtttggtgacaaacaatgcattttccagcatgatggagcaccttggcTCGGGGAACagaacattgatattttgggtccatggccaggataCTCCCCACATCTtcatcccattgagaacttgtggtcaattctCAAGAGGCGGgcggacaaacaaaaacccacaaattcggacaaactccaagcattgattatgtaaGAATGGGCtcccatcagtcaggatgtggcccagaagttaattgacggCATGCCAGGGTGgactgcagaggtcttgaaaagaaGGGTTAACACTGCAAATGTTGACTCTTTGCaccaacttcatgtaattgtcaataaatgcctttgacacttatgaaatgcttgtaattacaCTTCAGTATTCcacctgacaaaaatatctaaagacactgatgCAGCAAACTTTGAAAATTAAGATTTGTGTtattctcaaaacgtttggccacgactgtatacttGACTTGTTAATGAGAACATGAAGGTATTgaatgtgtgtttatgtttgtgtatATTTTTATGATTGTGTTGTGTTTGGTTGTATTGCAGAGTGACAGCCATAATAACCTCCAGGTTGAGATGTCCAGTCTGGCTAAAAAGAAGGTGAAGTCAGTgagagacatgagagatgtgCGCTTCCCTGGACTTCCTGTGTTTGGCCACCAGATGGAGCTGAAGTTTACAGATGGTAAACAACGTTGTCTTGGTTTCAGTTCTCTATCTTGTATTTTACTTGTCTTTCTACTAAATCATGTGATCCCCTGTAAAGTTTTGGGTAGAAGTTGTAATTTTTCTCAGATCTTGGATCATCTTTCTCTCACCAAATCTTAACCATAACTGATAGAGGTATTAGGAAAACACAAattgaccttagatcagtgtcttGGGGCAACTTGACCTTACTCCCACGGTAAGTCAGCTCCCACGGTAAGTCAGCTCCCACGGTAAGTCAGCTCCCACAGTAAGTCAGCTCCCACAGTAAGTCAGCTCCCACGGTAAGCCATCTCCCACGGTAAGTCATCACCCACGGTAAGTCATCTCCCACGATAAGTCATCTCCCATGGAAGTCATCTCCCATGGAAGTTAGCTCCCACGGTAAGTTAGCTCCCACGGTAAGTTAGCTCCCACGGTAAGTCAGCTCCCACGGTAAGTCAGCTCCCACTGTAAGTCAGCTCCCACTGTAAGTCAGCTCCAACGGGAAGTCAATTCCCAAAATGTAATCTGATACTAGACTTGAACACACATAATTTCCAAAATGAATCTGTCTGACTTAATTGAAAACAAAAAGAAATTGGCCCAAGACTGAACGAGAATGAAACTACAGGGCTGTGTAGTATTAATCAATTAAAATAACTTGTATCATTGAATCACCTGAGGACAGAGATAAACATCCATTGATTTATTGAAGGCGTTTGGTGTTGTTGAAAAATGTTGATGTGCCAAGTTTATACTTAATGGGGTGTCACGGCTCAGTGTGGCTCCAGGACATTAGAGCATGTGGCCGGAGTAATGTTACTCTAGGATTAGGGTCGGAGTAATGTTACTCTAGGATTAGGGTCGGAGTAATGCTACTCTAGGATTAGGGTCGGAGTAATGCTACTCTAGGATTAGGGTCGGAGTAATGTTACTCTAGGATTAGGGCCGGAGTAATGTTACTCTAGGATTAGGGTTGGAGTAATGTTGCTCTAGGATTAGGGCCGGAGTAATGTTGCTCTAGGATTAGGGCCGGAGTAATGTTGCTCTAGGATTAGGGCCGGAGTAATGTTGCTCTTGGATTAGGGCCGGAGTAATGTTACTCTAGGATCAGGGCCGGAGTAATGTTACTCTTGGATTAGGGTCAGAGTAATGTTACTCTTGGATTAGGGCCGGAGTAATGTTGCTCTTGGATTAGGGCCGGAGTAATGTTGCTCTTGGATTAGGGCCGGAGTAATGTTGCTCTTGGATTAGGGCCGGAGTAATGTTGCTCTAGGATTAGGGCCGGAGTAATGTTGCTCTAGAATTAGGGCCGGAGTAATGTTGCTCATGATGTAGTGTGTGTGGGCCTCAGTGAGGAGGGAACTTGAGGGACATGGCGGTGGTGATTGAGGGCAAGGGTTATGTTTTTGTCATGGATAGTGGTCCAGCTGGGCAAAACAGACAGTtctagccagacacacacacacacacacacacacacacacacacacacacacacacacacacacacacacacacacacacacacacacacacacacacacacacacacacacacacacacacacacacacacacacacacacaaagagagattAGATAATAGCCATATCTGCCTAAACAATCTGTTCTGATTACTGAAGAATATATCATCAGAGAAATATATTCTAAAGTGGACCATGTTTGATTCTAATAATGTAGTACAGATAGAACTTGTTGAGTGAACGCATCCATGTTGACAACATGCTGCTTGATACAGAATGTTTTACTCTcctatgtaaatgtaatgtgttaCCATCACCCTATGTGTAACCAAAGTGTGGTTTTCTCTGTGCAGATTAAGTAAGGTTTTTCAAAGTGTAgattagtgtgtgtgttcagaagaaACATGATTATTGTTTTATTCAGCAAAGCACTTGAGGAAGGAGCTGAagagcagaggaagagaagaagactcCAGAATACCATCATTGCCGTCATCCGATTTCACTGACCACGGAAATAAGTAGGTAAGATTCTGACAAATATTTGTCAAGCGTTGCATAGGTACAGACAAGTATTATATAAACTGTTGTTGTTATTAACTCTCTCGGAGGCCTAACTCAGTTAAGGACTATGTCAAGGTTATTCAGGACAATTATTTCTTAATTGAATGTTTTTTCTTCAGGTTTTGGAGGGAACAGTACTACCATTGAGAGTTGATCTTAATTTCTTAACTGGGTCCTGGCACAGGATGGTTTTGGTGCCTAAACAACATTTGACTGAAGATAATAAAAAGAATAACAATAAATGTTTTAGACACACTTGGTGTTTGTGATAAGCATCTTTAACTTCAACAGTTagaataatgtatttttttgttcCACTTTTCAGTATTTTATCCACCATATCCCTCACTGTGCCCCACCAACCATTCAAAAAGAAAGACATTGAAATTAAAGATACCCCCCCAGACTGTTGTTGAGATTCAATTGGCACATCCTCATTTGCACTGAGTTGCCATCTTACAGCAACAGCAAAAGTCAGTGGCTGCATTTCAAACTCATAAAAGACACACCCTTGTCCACTTACCCTCGCcctatgcccttgggggaatcccccgGCCATAGTTGTCATCGGTCCAGATGATAggccaagcaagggaagtttgcaatGTAACCCCCTTAGCCCTCGTTTTTAATAAagtttgcgagtgtacaattatgttcactttGGGGCCTGAAACGCCCCATAATTAGATTTGCGATGATTGTACATCCACTAATAAAAGTCAGACCAAAACATAAAACCTCAAAGTCAATATggagtcaacatacaagtgtaagtaaaaccaaatgtaaataagttagaaattgtgctactaatgcacaaaCACATTTCATAAAgtaatgtttttgtttggttagctttCGGAAATGTTCCTTCTTCAGAAGTAGCTCGGCAGGCTAACTTTATTTAGctaattaatttgctagctatcatacagtaggcgtATATTAATAATGCTATAgttaatataagtagacatgtaatcataattgactgtagcgcatataaagcacccacaagctaccggtggctgaaaacacaatctcGGGGTGAACGCAAGTGGATACACATCAGAAGTGTCTACTAAATTTGATGGCTGAGGAgatagggtgtgtcttttaagtgcTTGGAATGCAGGCAATGTGTCAAgtctgctcccgctccccctctctggcactTGAGGGTGCCAGGCGGcccatcgttacgcacacctgtcaccattgttacgTGCATCAGCGCTTCatgggactcacctggactcgaCCTTATTGATTGCCTCCCCAATGTCACTTCCTCCCCAATGTCTGTTAATGTCGTTTTGTTCCccttgtccagacgctgtccttgGTTTGTTTCACGTCTGTTATTtaactccctgtacttgcttctcgtctcccagtCTGTCCTCACACAGTGAAAAAGTATGGTTTTCTGCTAACAAAGTCACACAACTACAGAGGACAAACAGGTACACGATAGAAGTTTCAATTATTTTTACTCAAGATTTAAAATAAATGCACCTTCCCCAATGGTAAAAATATTTTCACATGTTCTGTAATAACTAAAACAAGCATACACCACAATAGACTGTCAATCTCGACAAATGGAAAAAaaacatccctccctaccttgtaggCTTACCCAGTATCTAAGGCTTGGCTTGGGAATTTGCAAATGTCATTAAACGTTTGGGTGTTTTGTAATAGATGTCTCTTTCTAGTCAATTGGCCAATGCACAGTTTGGATTTATTGATTTTTGTCAGTTAAAAATATATGCACAAAGATTTTTTTAAAGTGACCTGGATTGCACAATCAAGTCCGGGACTTGCTATTGTGGTCCCCATTTTTTTACATAAATACATATTAGGTTAATTcgggaaagaattcagaccccttcactttctcCACGTTGTTATGTTAGTCTCATTCTAGAATTGATTCAATCGTTTTCCCCCCCTaaagcaatctacacacaatatcccataatgacaaagcaaaaacaggttttaggcatttttgcaaatgtatacatatattttttttattaaaaaagaaaaaaacatttacataacCCTTtcctcagtgctttgttgaaggacctttggcagcgattacagcctcatgtcttcttgggtatgacgctacaagcttggcacacttgtgtttatggagtttctcccattattctctgcagatcctctcaagctctgtcaggttggatggggagcgtccctgcacagctattttcaggtctctccagagatgtttgatctggtTCAAGGCCAAGctctgggtcactcaaggactttcagagacttgtcccgaagccaatcttgcattgtcttggctgtgtgcttagggttgttgccctgttggaaggtgaaccatcgccccagtctgaggtgttgagtgccctggagcaggtttttcatcaaggatcgatCTGTACTTTGCCTCGATCCTAACAAGtctccctgtcgctgaaaaacatccccacagcatgatgctgccacacccatgctttaccgtagggatggtgccaggtttcctccagatgtgacgcttggctttCGGGCAAATgaggtcaatcttggtttcatcataccagagaatctCATTTCCcacggtctgagagtctttaggccatctccaagcgggctgtcatgtgccttttactgaggagtggcttccgtctggccactctaccataaatgtctgattggtggagtgctgcagagatggttgtccttctggaaggtcctcccatctacactaaggaactctagagctctgtcagagtgaccatcaggttcttggtcacctatctgaacaaggcccttctcccccgattgttcagtttggctgggcagccagctccaggaagagtggTGGTGGTtcgaaacttcttccattttagaatgatggaggccactgtgttcttggggaccttcaatgctgcagacattttttggtaccctttaccagatctgtgcctcgacacaatcctgtctctgagctcgacagacaattccttcaacctcatggcttggtttttgctgggACATGCACTgccaattgtgggaccttatatacaggtgtgtgcctttccaaatcatgtccaatcaattgaatttaccacaggtggactccaatcaaatggtagaaacatttcaaggatgatcaatggaaacaggatgcacctgagctcaatttcaagtctaatagcaaggggcctgaatacttataaGGACTTTTTGtcctgtatttttatttttttatacatttgggaaaatctccccccaaaaaatgtcctCGCTTTGtagttatgggttattgtgtgtagaatgctgAGGAAATATGTTTAtcaatcaattttagattaaggctgttacgtaacaaTATTGTGAAAAGGTcgaggggtctaaatactttctgaaggcaccgtatgCCGGCAAGCATGCTATGACACCGACATGCATTTCTCtatgtcagatggctactgcGTCTGCTAAACAGATATAGACGTTTAGAAGGAGGGTAATTCGTACATTTTCGACCAGAACATTTTGTATAAAGATAAGCTTACGCGGGGTACCGGGCCATGCAACCGAGTCGCCCAATAGCCAATAAGAATGCAAAGATTTCTACTGGGAGACCAATAGTAATGCGGCATTTCCCTGGCGCTCCCAGTCGGACTTGTGTTGAGTGGATCACGGCCTAGGTTGGGATAACAGCTACTGACGTCTCCACATATCTTAGTCGATCCGGTTCATCTTCGTTCGTCAATTTATGTGTCAATTAGAAACGTATGCAACTTGGTTGGTCAATTTGGGGGAGGATTGCCAGTATTTAGGAAAATAACAAT
Above is a genomic segment from Oncorhynchus masou masou isolate Uvic2021 chromosome 12, UVic_Omas_1.1, whole genome shotgun sequence containing:
- the LOC135549410 gene encoding cyclin-dependent kinase-like 3; this translates as MDMYENLGVVGEGSYGTVMKCRHKEIGHIVAIKRFNDKEEDKTMKKVIMREIKLLRKFCHENLVNMLEVFRFKKRLYVVFEYIDRTVLEDLERYPRGLDNKRLRKYMFQILRAMDYLHTSNIIHRDVKPENVLVSNSGVVKLCDFGFARTLAPTGEPLTDYVATRWYRAPELLVADNTYSKPVDVWAIGCLIIEMATSNAFLTGTSDLDQVHKIVSKVGPLTRHQQDLYFQNPIFAVASLPEVQLLRDPRRKYHKLHFLVAEIVDSCLQIDPSHRAACSMLLVHRYFTKDGFVERFIPEIQALILKDAKVNSMHWIHSSSWEPPEDQGTGVLSSSSCNRKPVKDTEKDRRGKEPEQKHSRAGRRSEIRMTCSPVSSQTNRQPFTSTSTSIPDPPQSQDKAVAFTMPRINASNNLFAAVPVPCCMEVTKSRTDKVKRRPSPTDLAMGNSQLTDAPSQSDSHNNLQVEMSSLAKKKVKSVRDMRDVRFPGLPVFGHQMELKFTDD